Below is a window of Paremcibacter congregatus DNA.
AAGGATCTGATGGAGTCAGTAAAACTATCCAGTGCGATTTGTCGTATTCTTGGTGTATTACCCCCGGAAGGCTTTAGTTATGAGTTGTTCCTGGACGAAAATGGCGAAAAAATTTCAAAATCCAAAGGCAATGGCCTGACCATGGATGACTGGCTGAAATACGGCACGCCGGAAAGCTTGTCGCTTTATATGTTTCAGTCTCCCCGCAAGGCAAAGAAGCTTTATTTCGATATTATTCCCAAAACAGTGGACGAATATATCACCCATCTGGGTAAATATGCAGAACAGGAAGGTAAACAGAAATTTGCCAACCCGGTCTGGCATATTCACAATGGCACGCCTCCAGCTCAGAAGATTCCGGTGACTTTTGCGTTGTTGCTCAATCTGGTGAGTGCCAGTAATGCTGAAGATAAGGAAACCTTGTGGGGGTATATCAGCGGGTATGCCGAAGGGGCGACCCCGGAAGATCTGCCATTGCTGGACCAGTTGGTGGGATACGCGCTGGTATATTATGAAAATTTTGTCAAACCTACCAAGCAATATCGGGCCCCGACCGCTGAAGAAAAGCGGGCTTTGGAAAGTCTGGTGGAGGAGCTGGAAAGTCTGGAAGACAATTTGCCAGCGTCTGACTATCAGAATGTGGTATTTGCGGTGGGTAATGAGCAAGGTTATGAGAATCTGCGCGAATGGTTCGGGGCTTTGTACGAAATTTTGCTTGGCCAGAAGCAAGGCCCGAGAATGGGATCTTTCATTGCCTTGTACGGGCGGAAAAAAACCATTGATCTGATAATGGACACATTGCGGTCATATAAATAAATTATATTGCGCGGCGATGGGGAGCAAAAACCCATAGTCTATTAGGACTAATTGACTATTTTTGCTTGTCATGAATAATACAAAGTGCTACTTCACGGACGCACTTTGTATAAATGCGACCCAAAACCGCAATATTTAATGTTTTTTAAAGAGGATGCTAATTGGGGGGTCGTTCAGTAGAGTCTAATGTGATGAGTCAAGGTTTGGCTCATTAATGTTGCATTAACCTAAAAAGGTTATTACAGAACAAACGACAATGAGGAAGCACATGCGCGGCATAACATACAAGAACGTATGGAAGAGACTCCTGGATATTATGGGCTCTTTTTCTTTATTAGTAATATTATCTCCTTTGCTCTTGGCGGCGATGGCGCTGGTCCGACTGAAGTTGGGCAGCCCGATTTTCTTTACCCAGGAACGTCTGGGGTTAAATGGACAGTCCTTCAGAATCTGGAAATTCCGCAGTATGACAAATTGCGTCGATGAGGCGGGCGAGTTTTTGCCTGATGAATATCGTCTGACCCGGTTCGGCAAGCTGTTGCGCGACTGGAGCGTTGACGAACTTCCTCAGTTGTGGAATGTCCTGATCGGGGATATGAGCCTGATTGGACCCCGGCCGTTTATTGCGGAATATGGGTCACGCTATACCACTGAGCAGATGCGGCGTCATGAAGTACGTCCCGGCATCAGTGGTTGGGCTCAGGTCATGGGCCGCAATTCAATTGGCTGGAACCAGAAGTTCATTCTTGATGTTTGGTATGTGGATCATTGTAGCCTTATGACGGACATCAAAATTTTGTTACGCACGATCCCTATCGTACTCGGGCGTGCCGGCGTTACAGCTGAGAACCATGCAACCATGCCGAAATGGGTTGAGCATGAAGCCCCTCTGGAAGACCGCCCTGCAGAATAATTCAAATTTAAGGTCGCGAACTGTCGTATGAAAGAAAGCCTGTATCACGTAAGATGCAGGCTTTTATTTTGCCCGTAAAGCACGTTTATTAAATATAAAGCTTTCTTTATATATAGGATGTGTTATATCTTCCCTTCATATTAAGAACCTGATGGAGAAGCGCCATGTCCAGAGCAAATTATTTATTTACCAGTGAATCCGTATCAGAGGGCCACCCAGATAAGGTCGCGGACTGTATTTCGGATTCTATCGTCGATTTGTTTCTGGCCGCCGACCCGGAATCACGGGTTGCGGTAGAAACGCTGACCACGACAAATCGAGTTGTGCTGGCGGGTGAGGTGCGGGGACCGGCTTCGGTTGATGCCCATGCCATGGAAGCCGCGGCACGGCGGGTTGTCAAGAAAATCGGGTACGAACAGGATGGCTTTCATTGGGAGAATATGGCGGTTGATGTGCATGTGCATGAGCAATCCGCTGATATCGCAATGGGCGTTGATAGCGGTGCAGATAAAGATGAAGGGGCGGGTGACCAGGGAATCATGTTTGGTTTTGCCACCAATGAAACCGACGCCTACATGCCGGCCCCGATTTATTTTTCTCACAAGATTCTCGAATCTCTGGCCGATGTGCGCCATGGGGGACTTACGGAGCTCGGGCCGGATTCGAAAAGTCAGGTGACCTTGCGTTACGAGAATGGTGTGCCGGTTGCGGCAACATCGGTCGTGGTGTCTACTCAGCATAGCGCCGAGACATCCCAGGATCAGGTCAAGGAGATTGTCCGGGCGCATATTGAAAAAAATCTGCCGCAAGGCTGGATGTCTTCCGAGACAGAGCTTTATATCAACCCGACGGGCAATTTTGTCATTGGCGGACCGGATGGTGATGCGGGTCTTACGGGCCGCAAGATTATTGTCGATACCTATGGTGGCGCCGCCCCGCATGGCGGCGGTGCATTTTCTGGTAAAGATCCGACAAAAGTGGACCGCTCGGCCGCTTATGCCACGCGTTATCTGGCCAAGAATGTGGTTGCAGCCGGTCTTGCTGATCGCTGTACCATACAGTTGTCTTATGCTATTGGTGTGTCTCACCCCTTGTCTCTTTATGTGGACTTCCACGGTACTGGCAAGGTGGATCCGGCGGTGCTGGAGAAGTTGTTGTATGAAGTCATGGATCTGAGTCCGCGCGGCATTCGGGAGCATTTAAATCTGAACCGGCCGATTTATGAGCGCACGGCGGCTTATGGCCATTTTGGCCGTACACCGGATGCGGATGGCGGATTTTCCTGGGAGAAGCTTGATCTGGTGGATCGCCTGAAAAGCCAATTTTAGGGCAGAGGACGCAAATTTGCGTGCGGCATGCTTTTTAAATTGAAATGGGGCCCGTCGGGCCCTATATCATTTGTATGAAACATCTCGAAGATATTCAGGGCAGCCGGGTGTACGGTCGCCGGCAGGGCAAAGCCCTCTCCGAAGCGCGTCAGGCGCGGATGGACAAATGGATGCCGGAAATCGAAATCCGTTTGCCGGTTACAGAGGGGGAGGCGTCCGCGCCCCCCGTTCCTCCACAAGAATATTTTACCGAAAGCTTGCGCGATTACTGGCTCGAAATTGGTTTTGGCAAGGGGGAGCATCTGGCGGCCCAGGCTGCGGCGCACCCCGGGGTTGGCATGATCGGCAGCGAACCTTTTCTGAATGGCGTTTCCGGGCTGGTGGATCAGGTCGATCAACAAGGCTTGTCCAATGTAAGGGTCTTTATGGATGATGCGCGGCTGTTGATGGACAGCTTGCCGGACCAGTCTCTGGGTCGGGCGTTCATCCTGTTTCCTGACCCCTGGCCCAAAGCCCGTCATCACAAGCGACGTATTGTCAGTGCGGGCAATATTGCGGTGTTGGCGCGATTGTTGAAAGATGGGGCGGAATTACGCATCGGGACGGATCATATGGAATATTGCCGCTGGATTATGGCCCATATGCTGGATAATGAAGATTTTAACTGGTTGGCGGATAAGCCGCAGAATTGGCAGAGCCGACCAGAAGATTGGCCTGCAACACGCTATGAAACCAAGTCATTGGCGCAAGGCCGGAAGAGCAGTTATCTTCGCTTCGTTCGTCGGCCACGTTCCTGACAAATTCGCCCGATTGTACGGGATCATACAATTCACTTGAAGTTCTCGGGTTTTCGACTATATATATAGCAACCGAATCACTTGAAATGTTAAAGTGCGGGCAAGTGTTTCACTGGCCTGCATTTTTGTTTGGTGAGAGCTTTATTGGATTACATGTGTCGTCACAACTGAAAAAACTGCATGAAATTATCGACCCCGTCGCGGAAGAGATGGGGTATGAAATCGTTCGTATTGCCATGGTGAATTCCGCCACTGGGGGGGATGTAACCTTGCAAATCATGGCGGAACGTCCGGACGGTACGATGTTGATTGAAGACTGTGAAAAATTGAGTCGTGAAATCTCAGTGATCATGGATGTGGAAGATCCCATTGCCGGAGAATATGTGTTGGAGGTTAGTACGCCTGGTGTTGACCGTCCCCTGACCCGGCGCAAGGATTTTGAAAATTATACAGGTTATGAAGCCAAGATTGAACTGTCGGTTCCCGAAGACGGGCGTCGGCGTTATCGCGGCCTGCTGCAGGGTGTGACAGACGATCTGGTCCAGATCAAGGTTGACGGAGAAGTATACGCGGTGGATTTTGATAATATCCATCGGGCGAAATTGGTATTAACAGATGAGTTGCTCGCCGCGGCATCGCGCAAGCAGTAATGGGGCCCACAAGTCGGGCATAGAACAGATGCTCAGGTGAGCGTGAATGGAGTTCATGAAATGACAACGGCAGTTAGTGCGAACAGAATTGAATTATTGCAAATTGCTGATGCGGTTGCGCGGGAAAAAAGCATCGACAAGGAGCTGGTTCTGGAAGCTTTGGAAGAAGCCATTCAGAAAGCGGCCCGGTCCCGTTATGGTGCGGAAAATGAAATCAAGGCCCATATCGAGCGCAAAACCGGCGACATCAAACTCTATCGCGTTATGGAAGTTGTTGAAAACGTAGAAAATCATGCAACTGAACTGAGCGTCGCCGATGCGGTGAAGCTGAAAGAAGGCGCGGTGATTGGTGATGTTCTGGCCGATGAACTGCCTCCTATCGATTTTGGCCGGGTTGCGGCCCAGACGGCCAAGCAGGTTATCGTGCAGAAAGTGCGCGATGCGGAGCGTCAGCGCCAGTACGATGAATATGAAAAACGGGTTGGCGAGATCGTCAATGGCGTTGTCAAACGGGTTGAGTATGGCAATGTGATCGTTGATGTGGGTCAGGCGGAAGCCGTGATCCGCCGGGATCAGATGATCCCACGGGAGCATATGCGCAATGGCGATCGTATTCGGGCCTATATCTTTGAGGTCCGCCGGGAACAGCGTGGCCCGCAGATTTTTCTGTCCCGCTCTCATCCTGACTTTATGGCCAAGCTGTTTGCCCAGGAAGTACCGGAAATTTATGATGGCGTGATTGAAATCATGGGTGTTGCCCGTGATCCGGGCAGCCGGGCCAAGATCGCTGTGCGCAGTGCGGACGGCTCTATTGATCCAGTCGGGGCTTGTGTTGGTATGCGCGGTTCCCGGGTTCAGGCTGTGGTGAACGAACTGGCCGGTGAGAAAATTGACATCATTCAATGGTCTCCGGACCCCGCGACCTTTATCATCAGCGCACTGGCGCCGGCGGATGTGGCGAAAGTAGTGATGGATGAGGATCGTAAGCGTATCGACGTTGTCGTGCCGGAAGATCAGTTGAGCCTCGCCATTGGTCGTCGCGGACAGAATGTGCGTCTGGCGTCGCAATTGAGCGAATGGCAGGTCGACATCATGACTGAGGCTGCCGAATCTGAAAAACGTCAGGCCGAATATAAAGCCCGCACGGAAATTTTCGTTGATCAGCTGGACGTGGACGAAACGTTGGCCCTGTTGCTGGTGGCGGAAGGTTTCCGCAATATGGAAGAGGTTGCATATGTGGCGCCGGAAGAATTCGCCGGCATTGAAGGTTTCGACGAAGGTTTGGTGGAAGAATTGCAGAACCGGGCCCGTGAATCTCTCGAACGTCAGGCGGTTGAATCTGAAAAAGCCCGCCTTGAACTCGGGGTGTCTGACGAGATTGCGGCCATTGAAGGTATGACGCCGGCTATGATGGTGACTCTTGGCGAGGCAGGCGTTAAAACCCTGGACGATCTGGGTGATTTGTCTGCTGATGAGCTGATCAGTCGTGAAGACGGTATTTTGCGGGGTACTGGTCTGGATGAAGATCAGGCCAACGCTTTCATCATGGCGGCGCGGGCGCATTGGTTCGATGATGAAGAAGACGCATCTGAAGAAGCTGAGGAAGCTGAAGCAGCTGAAGTTGCGGAAGACGGTGACGCGAAATAGAGCGGATCGAAGGGCGGTAGCATGGTAAAAAACAGGCCATCCCCCCGAAAATCCGTGAACCCGGATGAACGGGGCCCAAAAAAACGTGCTCTAAAGAGCCGGGCCCCAAAGAGCCGGGAACGTAAATGTCTGATGACGGGCGAAAGCCACCCGGTGCAAAAACTGATCCGGTTTGTGCTTGACCCGGAAGGCAATGTGACCCCTGATGTGGCGGCGAAATTGCCGGGGCGCGGGGGATGGATCCTGGCGGATCGGGCGGTGCTCGAGAGTGCCATGAAGAAAAAGATTTTTGTCCGGTTTGGACATCGGGCGCTTAGCGCCTCCTCCCGCAAGGCTGCGGATGTGGAGACGTTGGACGACGAAGATGTAACGGACGACAAAAAAGACGTAAAACGAACAGTTCGGGTGGATGAAAATCTTCCGGACATAGTGGAACAGTTATTGCGGCAACGCTGTCTGAACTATCTGGGACTTGTCAATCGGGCAGGTCTTTTGATTACAGGCTTTGAAAAGGTACGGGCCAAATTACAGGCTGGAAAGTGCCGGGCGTTGATTACCGCGGATGATGCCGCAGACAACGGGCGCAGTAAATTATGCTCGGGTTTGGGGAATGTTCTTGATAAATTGCGAGTGATTGATATGTTCACCCGCGAAGAGTTGGGTCAGACATTAGGTCTGTCCAATGCTGTGCATGTGGCGTTATTGCCAGGCGGGATGACGGAAAGCTTTTTGGCTGAGTTTTCCAGATATGAGGATATTGCCATGCGGTGATATCCTGACATATGGATCCTTTTTAAGAGTGAGCTGAAGGCGAATATAGAATGAGCGACGATAAGGACAACAAGAAAACACTGACTGTTCCGGGCAAGGATAAAGATCCTGCGGCGGGCAGGAAAACGCTGCAGCTGAAGACCTCAGCTGCCGCCCCGACAACGCGGGCGCCCGGCGGTGTGGTCGTTCAGCGCAAGAAGAAGCTGGTGATCCCTGGTGAAAAACCGGCGACTCCGACAGCCTCTACCCCTGCTGCAAGTGCAGATGCACCACAAAAGAAAAAGACATTGACCGCAGGTGGCGCCAGCGCTACGGCGGGTCGCAAACCAGCGGCCAAGGGCGGTCGTCAATTGACCGATGCGGAACTTCAGAACCGGGCGCGGGTACTGGAAGTCGCGCAAAAGGAAAATGAGCGTCGTGCCAAGGAAGAAGCGGAAGCCGCGAAAAAGCGTGCTGTAGAAGCCGCAGCCCGCGCAGAAGCGGAAAAGGAAGAGGCCAAGAAGGCTGCCGTTGATGCGAAACAGGCTGCCAAGGATGATGCCAAATTCCAGGCCGATATTGAAGTAAAGAAAAAAGTCGAAGCCGAACTACACGCCCAGGCCGAGCAAGAAGAAAAAGCCAAACAGGTGGAAGCAAAACCTGTGGCGGATAAGGCTGCAGAGTCTAAAACGGGCCCCAAATCCGGCATGAAGGCTCCTCTTAAGCCGGCTGCGGAAGAGCCCCGTCCGGCGGCCAAGCCAAGCCGTGGTCGTGGTGAGCCGGTGCGTCGTAGTGGACGACTGACCGTAACCCAAGCCTTGTCCGGAGGTGGTGTTCAGGAACGTCAGCGCAGTTTTGCGGCGTTGAAACGTCAACGGGCGAAAGAAAAACGTAAAGGCGGTCAAGGTATACAGCAGAAGGTTTTCCGTGAAGTTATTATTCCGGACAACATTACAGTGGCCGAGCTGGCCAGCCGGATGACGGAAAAAACCGTTGATGTGATCCGCGCTTTGATGAAAATGGACGTGATGGCGACCGCCAATCAGGAAATTGATCAGGATACCGCGGAATTGATCGTTGAAGAATTTGGCCATAAGGTCAAACGTGTCAGCGCCTCCGATGTTGAAATTGATCTGTCCGGACCGGAAGATACCGAAGCTGATCTGGAGCCGCGCGCGCCTGTTGTGACCGTTATGGGTCATGTGGATCATGGTAAGACGTCCTTGCTTGATGCTTTCCGTAAATCGGATGTGGCGGATGGCGAGGCCGGGGGCATTACCCAGCATATTGGCGCCTATCAGGTGCGCATGGGCAACGGCGAGAAAATTACCTTCCTGGATACACCAGGTCATGCGGCCTTCTCGGCCATGCGGTCCCGTGGGGCTGAGTCAACCG
It encodes the following:
- a CDS encoding lysine--tRNA ligase, which codes for MSSSPEIIQQALDSKAWPFQEAETLLKRLEKAGNKKGYVLFETGYGPSGLPHIGTFGEVARTTMVRQAFEFISDVPTKLIAFSDDMDGFRKVPGNLPNQEMLANFIGMPLTKVPDPFGTHESFAHHNNARLCSFLDGFGFDYEFKSATEAYTSGEMDATLLKMLASFEAIMKVMLPTLGAERQATYSPFLPLCPRTGRVLQVPLVSRDVDAGTITYRDEETSQLVEVPVTGGHCKMQWKADWAMRWAGLGVDYEMAGKDLMESVKLSSAICRILGVLPPEGFSYELFLDENGEKISKSKGNGLTMDDWLKYGTPESLSLYMFQSPRKAKKLYFDIIPKTVDEYITHLGKYAEQEGKQKFANPVWHIHNGTPPAQKIPVTFALLLNLVSASNAEDKETLWGYISGYAEGATPEDLPLLDQLVGYALVYYENFVKPTKQYRAPTAEEKRALESLVEELESLEDNLPASDYQNVVFAVGNEQGYENLREWFGALYEILLGQKQGPRMGSFIALYGRKKTIDLIMDTLRSYK
- a CDS encoding sugar transferase: MRGITYKNVWKRLLDIMGSFSLLVILSPLLLAAMALVRLKLGSPIFFTQERLGLNGQSFRIWKFRSMTNCVDEAGEFLPDEYRLTRFGKLLRDWSVDELPQLWNVLIGDMSLIGPRPFIAEYGSRYTTEQMRRHEVRPGISGWAQVMGRNSIGWNQKFILDVWYVDHCSLMTDIKILLRTIPIVLGRAGVTAENHATMPKWVEHEAPLEDRPAE
- the metK gene encoding methionine adenosyltransferase, with product MSRANYLFTSESVSEGHPDKVADCISDSIVDLFLAADPESRVAVETLTTTNRVVLAGEVRGPASVDAHAMEAAARRVVKKIGYEQDGFHWENMAVDVHVHEQSADIAMGVDSGADKDEGAGDQGIMFGFATNETDAYMPAPIYFSHKILESLADVRHGGLTELGPDSKSQVTLRYENGVPVAATSVVVSTQHSAETSQDQVKEIVRAHIEKNLPQGWMSSETELYINPTGNFVIGGPDGDAGLTGRKIIVDTYGGAAPHGGGAFSGKDPTKVDRSAAYATRYLAKNVVAAGLADRCTIQLSYAIGVSHPLSLYVDFHGTGKVDPAVLEKLLYEVMDLSPRGIREHLNLNRPIYERTAAYGHFGRTPDADGGFSWEKLDLVDRLKSQF
- the trmB gene encoding tRNA (guanosine(46)-N7)-methyltransferase TrmB; translated protein: MKHLEDIQGSRVYGRRQGKALSEARQARMDKWMPEIEIRLPVTEGEASAPPVPPQEYFTESLRDYWLEIGFGKGEHLAAQAAAHPGVGMIGSEPFLNGVSGLVDQVDQQGLSNVRVFMDDARLLMDSLPDQSLGRAFILFPDPWPKARHHKRRIVSAGNIAVLARLLKDGAELRIGTDHMEYCRWIMAHMLDNEDFNWLADKPQNWQSRPEDWPATRYETKSLAQGRKSSYLRFVRRPRS
- the rimP gene encoding ribosome maturation factor RimP, which gives rise to MSSQLKKLHEIIDPVAEEMGYEIVRIAMVNSATGGDVTLQIMAERPDGTMLIEDCEKLSREISVIMDVEDPIAGEYVLEVSTPGVDRPLTRRKDFENYTGYEAKIELSVPEDGRRRYRGLLQGVTDDLVQIKVDGEVYAVDFDNIHRAKLVLTDELLAAASRKQ
- the nusA gene encoding transcription termination factor NusA, giving the protein MTTAVSANRIELLQIADAVAREKSIDKELVLEALEEAIQKAARSRYGAENEIKAHIERKTGDIKLYRVMEVVENVENHATELSVADAVKLKEGAVIGDVLADELPPIDFGRVAAQTAKQVIVQKVRDAERQRQYDEYEKRVGEIVNGVVKRVEYGNVIVDVGQAEAVIRRDQMIPREHMRNGDRIRAYIFEVRREQRGPQIFLSRSHPDFMAKLFAQEVPEIYDGVIEIMGVARDPGSRAKIAVRSADGSIDPVGACVGMRGSRVQAVVNELAGEKIDIIQWSPDPATFIISALAPADVAKVVMDEDRKRIDVVVPEDQLSLAIGRRGQNVRLASQLSEWQVDIMTEAAESEKRQAEYKARTEIFVDQLDVDETLALLLVAEGFRNMEEVAYVAPEEFAGIEGFDEGLVEELQNRARESLERQAVESEKARLELGVSDEIAAIEGMTPAMMVTLGEAGVKTLDDLGDLSADELISREDGILRGTGLDEDQANAFIMAARAHWFDDEEDASEEAEEAEAAEVAEDGDAK
- a CDS encoding DUF448 domain-containing protein, with protein sequence MVKNRPSPRKSVNPDERGPKKRALKSRAPKSRERKCLMTGESHPVQKLIRFVLDPEGNVTPDVAAKLPGRGGWILADRAVLESAMKKKIFVRFGHRALSASSRKAADVETLDDEDVTDDKKDVKRTVRVDENLPDIVEQLLRQRCLNYLGLVNRAGLLITGFEKVRAKLQAGKCRALITADDAADNGRSKLCSGLGNVLDKLRVIDMFTREELGQTLGLSNAVHVALLPGGMTESFLAEFSRYEDIAMR
- the infB gene encoding translation initiation factor IF-2 → MSDDKDNKKTLTVPGKDKDPAAGRKTLQLKTSAAAPTTRAPGGVVVQRKKKLVIPGEKPATPTASTPAASADAPQKKKTLTAGGASATAGRKPAAKGGRQLTDAELQNRARVLEVAQKENERRAKEEAEAAKKRAVEAAARAEAEKEEAKKAAVDAKQAAKDDAKFQADIEVKKKVEAELHAQAEQEEKAKQVEAKPVADKAAESKTGPKSGMKAPLKPAAEEPRPAAKPSRGRGEPVRRSGRLTVTQALSGGGVQERQRSFAALKRQRAKEKRKGGQGIQQKVFREVIIPDNITVAELASRMTEKTVDVIRALMKMDVMATANQEIDQDTAELIVEEFGHKVKRVSASDVEIDLSGPEDTEADLEPRAPVVTVMGHVDHGKTSLLDAFRKSDVADGEAGGITQHIGAYQVRMGNGEKITFLDTPGHAAFSAMRSRGAESTDIVILVVAADDSIMPQTIEAISHAKAAGVPIIVAINKMDKPGANADKVRQDLLQHEVFVETMGGEVLDVEVSAKNRTNLDKLEEAIQLQSEILSLQANKNRNAEGIVVEARLDKGQGSVATVLVQRGTLNVGDLFVCGNEWGRVRAMLNDHGRNIKKAGPSVPVEILGLNGLPRSGDVFTVVDTEAKAREVSEFRKERDRIAKEAKPKATLEAMFEQLSAKQAALVPLVIKADVQGSCEAIVGALEAMNTDEVQAKILHSAVGGISESDVTLASASNSPILGFNVRASRKAAELAHQEGVEIRYYSVIYDLVDDIKTVMSGKLAPELRETILGSAEILDIFSAGKTGKAAGCLVLDGVIRKGEKARLLRDDVVIYEGDLESLRRFKDDVNEVQSGVECGMNFTGYNDLKKGDIIECYSVEEIERNL